One Triticum dicoccoides isolate Atlit2015 ecotype Zavitan chromosome 4B, WEW_v2.0, whole genome shotgun sequence genomic window carries:
- the LOC119290787 gene encoding photosynthetic NDH subunit of lumenal location 1, chloroplastic-like: MASLQSLISKQLIAPNCTASARLNGAPPSVVNASSSEASSDEKKVTKRRLALLGAGALSTVLLNSSSAYAEEVPKNYRSYVDANDGYSYLYPADWRDFDFLGHDSAFKDRNVQLQSVRVAFVPTQKTDIRDLGPMDEAIFNLVTEVYAAPNQIPTIYEMQERTVDGRNYWTFEYDLEAPGYGVSAFATVAIGNGRYYTLIVTANERRWSRLRNKLKVVADSFKISDLNA, from the exons ATGGCAAGCCTGCAGAGCTTGATTTCCAAACAG TTGATTGCGCCGAACTGTACGGCTAGTGCCAGGCTGAATGGGGCTCCTCCTTCGGTGGTGAACGCGAGCTCGAGCGAAGCATCCTCGGATGAGAAGA AGGTCACAAAAAGGAGATTAGCACTGCTTGGTGCTGGGGCATTATCCACTGTCCTATTAAACAGCAGCTCTGCATATGCTGAAG AAGTACCAAAGAACTACCGCTCTTACGTCGATGCAAACGACGGATATTCATACCTCTACCCAGCTGATTGGAGG GATTTCGACTTCTTGGGCCATGATTCAGCGTTCAAGGACCGTAATGTGCAGCTGCAGTCTGTCCGTGTGGCCTTCGTTCCTACTCAGAAAACAGACATTCGTGACCTAGGCCCAATGGATGAG GCGATCTTCAATTTGGTAACCGAAGTGTACGCTGCCCCGAACCAGATACCAACGATCTATGAAATGCAAGAG CGTACGGTGGATGGCAGGAACTACTGGACATTTGAGTACGATCTGGAGGCGCCGGGCTACGGCGTGTCGGCGTTTGCGACGGTCGCCATCGGGAACG GGAGGTACTACACGCTGATCGTGACGGCTAACGAGCGGCGGTGGAGCAGGCTGCGCAACAAGCTCAAAGTCGTCGCCGACTCCTTCAAGATCTCGGACTTGAACGCGTGA
- the LOC119290788 gene encoding E3 ubiquitin-protein ligase CSU1-like — protein sequence MPQRHSKNNNDLAFFTYEEKRKLGYGTQRERLGKDSIKPFDACCLCLKPLIDPLACPKGHTFCKECILECLLAQKKDIKRKLIAHDSQKKQEKEEEEEKLVLQKSKELDAFDQQNHGAVPQYYDRSGSQDKNGFHGANSVKTTSFEEEALRTMKAFWLPSATPEATVKVDAPSTDTICPEGQEKLKLKSLFPISFTEENARQKSNKSVEKSYICPSCKSNLTNTMSLVAISTCGHVFCKKCSDKFIATDKVCLMCSKPCKERNLINLEKGGTGFAAHDDHLEAKNFKHLGSGSGLGLVKPAPKA from the exons ATGCCGCAGCGGCACTCGAAGAACAACAACGACCTCGCCTTCTTCACCTACGAGGAGAAGCGGAAGCTCGGGTACGGCACCCAGCGGGAGCGGCTCGGCAAGGACTCCATCAAGCCCTTCGATGCCTGCTGCCTCTGCCTCAAGCCGCTCATCGACCCGCTCGCCTGCCCCAAGGGCCACACCTTCTGCAAGGAGTGCATCCTCGAGTGCCTCCTCGCGCAGAAGAAGGACATCAAGCG CAAGCTTATAGCTCATGACTCCCAGAAAAAGCAAgagaaggaagaggaggaggagaagctggTGCTGCAAAAGTCCAAGGAATTGGATGCTTTTGATCAGCAGAATCATGGAGCAGTCCCCCAGTACTATGATCGCAGCGGTTCCCAAGATAAGAATGGTTTTCATGGAGCCAACAGTGTGAAGACTACCTCCTTCGAAGAGGAAGCCCTACGCACCATGAAGGCGTTCTGGCTTCCGTCAGCTACACCCGAAGCTACTGTCAAGGTAGATGCTCCTTCTACTGACACAATCTGTCCCGAGGGGCAGGAGAAGCTCAAGCTGAAATCACTCTTCCCTATTTCTTTCACCGAGGAGAACGCTCGTCAGAAGAGCAATAAGTCAGTGGAGAAAAGCTACATCTGCCCCAGCTGCAAGTCCAATCTCACAAACACAATGTCCCTGGTGGCGATCAGCACCTGTGGCCATGTCTTCTGCAAGAAGTGCTCGGACAAGTTCATAGCAACAGATAAGGTCTGCTTAATGTGCAGCAAACCGTGCAAAGAGAGGAATTTGATTAATTTAGAGAAAGGAGGAACGGGTTTCGCTGCACACGATGACCACCTAGAGGCAAAGAACTTCAAGCATTTAGGGAGTGGTTCTGGACTAGGATTGGTGAAGCCTGCTCCTAAGGCATAG